From Anaerobacillus alkaliphilus, the proteins below share one genomic window:
- a CDS encoding peptidase U32 family protein — protein sequence MEQISTVTPEGKRVITKKPELLAPAGSLEKLKIAVHYGADAVFIGGQEFGLRSNADNFSIEEMREGVEFAKQYGAKIYVTTNIFAHNENMEGLEEYLQDLQDVGVAGIIVADPLIIETCKRVAPKVEVHLSTQQSLTNWQAIKFWKEEGLHRVVLAREVGLEEMLEMKRNVDIEIETFIHGAMCISYSGRCVLSNHMTARDSNRGGCCQSCRWEYDLYEETNGQEEVIENPLFSGEDLPFSMSPKDLNLIEGIPQLIEAGIDSLKVEGRMKSIHYVATVVSVYRKVIDAYCADPDNFKMDPEWVIELSKCANRDTASSFFESEPTYLEQLFGRTEGKKTPFDFAGLVLDYDKETKIVTLEQRNYFKPGDKVEFFGPEIENFTITVGDILDAKTGEAMDAARHPLQIVKFKVDKPLFPNNMMRKGVL from the coding sequence ATGGAACAAATTTCAACAGTTACCCCAGAGGGAAAACGTGTCATCACTAAAAAACCTGAGTTATTAGCTCCTGCTGGAAGCTTAGAAAAATTAAAGATAGCTGTTCATTATGGTGCTGATGCGGTATTTATTGGTGGACAAGAGTTCGGATTACGCTCTAATGCTGATAATTTTTCAATTGAAGAAATGCGTGAAGGTGTTGAATTTGCCAAGCAATATGGGGCCAAGATTTATGTTACAACAAACATCTTTGCACATAACGAAAATATGGAGGGGCTTGAAGAATATTTACAAGATCTCCAAGACGTTGGTGTTGCAGGGATTATTGTTGCCGATCCGTTAATTATTGAAACATGTAAGCGAGTAGCACCAAAAGTTGAGGTTCATTTAAGTACACAGCAGTCATTAACAAACTGGCAAGCGATAAAGTTCTGGAAGGAAGAAGGTTTACACCGAGTTGTACTAGCACGTGAAGTTGGCTTAGAAGAGATGCTAGAAATGAAAAGAAACGTAGATATTGAAATTGAGACGTTTATTCATGGTGCCATGTGTATATCATATTCAGGACGCTGTGTATTAAGTAATCACATGACGGCTCGTGACTCTAATAGAGGCGGTTGCTGTCAGTCATGTCGTTGGGAGTACGATCTTTATGAGGAAACAAATGGACAAGAAGAAGTGATTGAAAATCCATTGTTTAGCGGTGAAGACCTACCTTTCTCAATGAGTCCGAAAGACTTAAATCTAATTGAAGGAATTCCTCAGCTTATTGAAGCCGGAATTGACAGCTTAAAAGTAGAGGGTAGAATGAAATCTATTCACTATGTTGCTACAGTCGTTTCCGTCTATCGTAAAGTGATTGATGCATATTGTGCTGACCCGGATAACTTTAAGATGGATCCTGAGTGGGTTATAGAATTAAGTAAATGTGCAAATCGTGACACAGCTTCTTCATTTTTTGAGAGTGAGCCAACATATTTAGAACAGCTTTTCGGTAGAACAGAAGGAAAGAAAACTCCATTTGACTTTGCAGGACTTGTTCTAGATTATGATAAAGAAACAAAGATTGTTACGTTAGAACAGAGAAATTACTTTAAACCTGGTGATAAAGTAGAATTTTTTGGTCCGGAAATTGAAAACTTTACTATTACAGTTGGGGATATTTTGGACGCAAAAACAGGTGAAGCAATGGATGCGGCTAGACATCCACTTCAAATTGTGAAATTTAAAGTGGATAAACCACTATTCCCAAATAATATGATGCGTAAAGGAGTACTATAA
- the udk gene encoding uridine kinase, producing the protein MTKKPVVIGVAGGTGSGKTTVANEIYRNFIDKSILMIEQDAYYKDQSHKTMEERVQTNYDHPLAFDNDLLLNHLEKLLAYESINKPQYDYARHTRAEEFTIVEPKDVIILEGILILEDKRLRDLMDIKLFVDTDADIRIIRRLVRDIEERGRTLDSVITQYTSIVRPMHLQFIEPTKRYADVIIPEGGQNRVAIDLMVTKIRTILEEKEIL; encoded by the coding sequence ATGACGAAAAAGCCCGTTGTTATTGGTGTTGCCGGAGGAACAGGGTCAGGAAAAACAACGGTAGCCAACGAAATTTATCGAAACTTTATTGATAAATCTATATTAATGATTGAACAAGATGCATATTATAAAGACCAAAGTCATAAAACAATGGAAGAACGGGTTCAGACAAATTATGACCATCCATTAGCCTTTGATAATGATCTTTTATTAAATCATTTAGAAAAATTATTGGCGTACGAAAGTATTAATAAGCCACAGTATGATTACGCTAGACATACGAGAGCTGAAGAATTCACGATTGTTGAACCAAAAGATGTGATTATACTCGAAGGGATTTTAATCCTAGAAGACAAGCGACTTCGAGATTTAATGGATATTAAACTCTTTGTTGATACTGATGCTGATATTCGCATAATAAGAAGGCTTGTAAGAGATATTGAAGAACGAGGAAGAACATTAGACTCGGTGATTACTCAATATACTTCAATTGTGCGTCCAATGCATCTCCAATTTATTGAACCAACAAAGAGATATGCCGATGTGATTATCCCTGAAGGTGGACAAAATCGTGTCGCAATTGATCTAATGGTAACAAAAATTAGAACAATCCTTGAAGAAAAAGAAATTTTGTAA
- the greA gene encoding transcription elongation factor GreA yields the protein MSEDKKFYMTLDGKAKLEQELEFLKAEKRKEVVERIKIARSFGDLSENSEYDSAKEEQAFVEGRIVTIEKMIRNAVIIKEDETNSSVVSLGKSVKFKELPDGDEEVYTIVGSAESDPFEGKISNDSPMAQSLLGKTVGDKVTVQTPGGEMKVEILEIK from the coding sequence ATGAGTGAAGACAAAAAGTTTTATATGACGTTGGATGGTAAAGCAAAACTAGAGCAGGAATTAGAGTTCTTAAAAGCAGAAAAACGAAAAGAAGTTGTAGAGCGAATTAAAATCGCACGCTCTTTCGGGGATTTATCTGAGAACTCTGAATACGATTCAGCAAAAGAAGAACAAGCCTTTGTAGAAGGTCGAATTGTTACTATTGAAAAAATGATTCGTAATGCTGTAATTATTAAAGAAGATGAGACAAATTCTTCCGTTGTTTCGTTAGGGAAATCTGTAAAGTTCAAAGAGCTACCTGATGGGGACGAGGAAGTTTACACGATTGTAGGTAGTGCAGAAAGTGACCCTTTTGAAGGGAAAATTTCAAATGACTCTCCAATGGCTCAAAGCCTTTTAGGGAAAACAGTAGGCGATAAGGTAACTGTTCAAACACCTGGTGGAGAAATGAAAGTAGAAATTCTAGAAATAAAATAA
- a CDS encoding peptidoglycan D,D-transpeptidase FtsI family protein, whose protein sequence is MTVRKRMIWVLGIFLLAMFVFIIRLAYVQLIATHHITKYDIDLVQESIKQRTKKFVLHSGRGYFTDRNGQSLHMDYFPSLILFPYLKEEGWSLSKVAQILNIDTEKLITSIEHANEPFIFKDNGVRRRLSITEMNKINELKIPGVYAHFVQERTENIAPHLVGVVGENVEEVKKRYKAQVENGTLSVHTEIGVSGMERSLDPFLISQGSSELNYFVDNLGRPLFGYDVRYHAPADPYHPTEVVTTLDKDIQNYVTDALKETGLTYGGAVLLDVKTNDLISLVSLPTFNIHFPFDEGAKNHIVSSYTPGSIFKIVVAAAAIDQNITNKFDLFDCNRNLYGDQEEPRMLGSLTFQESFAQSCNYTFAKLASEMLKTDNQVLQRYAEKLGLVDKVGWNGDIYRLENIAHFPEEEEGTIIVSEEDIGNPYAIAQTAIGQKNVRVTPLAVANMLATIARGGEKRQVRSATKIKYENGTTVVEFPTQQLGDGNQISTYTAMRLQELLRSVVKQKKGTANSKLSNSPYLVAGKTGTAEKGKNKEKLSHWFAGYFPADKPKYVLVIVDLDHHSGNYKTLKAYQKIVKYLYEFDQN, encoded by the coding sequence ATGACTGTTCGCAAACGGATGATTTGGGTACTAGGAATATTTTTGCTCGCAATGTTCGTTTTTATTATTAGACTTGCATATGTTCAACTCATCGCTACTCATCACATAACAAAATACGATATTGATCTAGTTCAGGAAAGTATTAAACAGCGGACGAAAAAATTTGTTCTGCATTCTGGAAGAGGTTATTTTACTGATCGAAATGGTCAATCATTACATATGGACTATTTTCCAAGCCTTATTTTGTTCCCTTACTTAAAGGAAGAAGGCTGGTCATTATCTAAAGTTGCGCAAATCCTTAATATAGACACTGAAAAGCTTATCACATCGATTGAACATGCCAATGAGCCATTTATATTTAAGGATAATGGAGTGCGCCGAAGACTCTCGATAACAGAAATGAATAAAATTAATGAATTAAAAATTCCTGGTGTTTATGCTCATTTTGTTCAGGAGAGAACAGAAAACATTGCCCCCCACTTAGTAGGTGTTGTAGGAGAAAATGTAGAAGAGGTAAAAAAAAGATATAAAGCACAAGTGGAAAATGGAACATTGTCAGTACATACCGAAATAGGTGTATCAGGGATGGAGCGTTCGTTGGATCCGTTTTTAATATCACAAGGAAGTTCTGAGTTAAATTACTTTGTTGATAACTTAGGAAGACCACTATTTGGGTATGATGTACGTTATCATGCACCAGCAGATCCGTATCATCCAACAGAAGTTGTCACAACGCTCGACAAGGATATCCAAAATTATGTTACGGATGCGCTAAAAGAAACGGGCTTGACGTACGGAGGTGCCGTATTACTGGATGTAAAAACAAATGATCTGATTTCACTTGTTAGTTTGCCGACTTTCAATATTCATTTTCCATTTGATGAGGGAGCAAAAAACCATATTGTTTCTTCTTATACACCTGGTTCTATTTTTAAGATTGTAGTTGCTGCTGCAGCTATTGATCAAAACATTACTAATAAGTTTGATCTCTTTGATTGTAATAGAAATCTTTATGGTGATCAGGAAGAACCAAGGATGCTAGGAAGTTTAACATTCCAAGAAAGTTTCGCGCAAAGTTGTAATTATACATTTGCCAAGTTAGCATCTGAAATGTTAAAGACAGATAATCAGGTATTGCAACGTTATGCTGAAAAATTAGGATTAGTAGATAAGGTAGGTTGGAATGGCGATATTTATCGATTAGAAAATATAGCCCATTTTCCAGAAGAGGAAGAAGGGACTATTATTGTTAGCGAGGAGGATATTGGTAATCCATATGCAATTGCACAAACAGCTATTGGTCAAAAAAATGTTCGGGTTACACCTTTAGCGGTGGCAAATATGTTAGCAACCATTGCACGTGGGGGAGAAAAACGTCAAGTTCGTAGTGCTACAAAAATTAAGTATGAGAATGGAACAACAGTGGTTGAATTTCCTACACAACAGTTAGGTGATGGTAATCAAATTTCAACCTATACGGCTATGCGACTACAAGAATTGCTTCGTTCAGTAGTAAAACAGAAAAAAGGAACAGCTAATTCCAAACTTAGTAACAGTCCTTATTTAGTGGCTGGAAAAACAGGTACCGCCGAAAAAGGTAAAAATAAAGAAAAGTTGAGTCACTGGTTTGCAGGTTATTTTCCTGCCGACAAGCCTAAATATGTCTTAGTCATCGTTGATTTAGATCACCATAGTGGAAATTATAAGACACTTAAAGCATATCAAAAGATTGTAAAGTATCTTTATGAGTTTGATCAAAATTAG
- a CDS encoding DUF1510 family protein: MRNDNFYGSGIRSQKRKKQKADKILNISIGVVVFLILLVGGQLFLGGKSPEKAVSSKMPVQATPVTNEETEEVDEDVEAKENLTEVEVDEETPEETTNANETPTNQNQGGTTQQTGQWQPIGTVQEEPFVAIYDRDHVNWLEMTKAFQVATGLDDTIILWRVSNGGDHQSAVGIVSDSNNRNTPYQVRIEWVTNEGWMPVSVEKLTENPF; encoded by the coding sequence ATGAGAAATGATAACTTTTACGGTAGCGGTATTAGGAGCCAAAAAAGGAAGAAGCAAAAAGCGGACAAGATATTAAATATATCAATAGGAGTAGTTGTTTTTCTCATTTTACTAGTAGGAGGCCAGTTGTTCTTAGGAGGCAAATCTCCTGAAAAGGCTGTAAGTAGCAAGATGCCAGTACAGGCTACTCCAGTTACTAATGAAGAAACTGAGGAAGTAGATGAAGATGTTGAGGCAAAAGAGAATTTAACAGAAGTGGAAGTAGATGAAGAAACGCCAGAAGAGACAACAAATGCCAATGAGACACCTACGAACCAAAACCAAGGCGGGACTACCCAACAAACAGGGCAATGGCAGCCTATTGGAACTGTCCAGGAAGAGCCATTTGTCGCCATCTATGATAGAGATCACGTGAATTGGCTAGAGATGACAAAAGCCTTTCAAGTAGCAACTGGGTTAGATGATACCATCATACTATGGCGTGTTAGTAATGGTGGTGACCATCAAAGTGCTGTAGGGATTGTTTCAGACTCAAACAATCGAAATACTCCTTATCAAGTCAGAATTGAATGGGTAACAAATGAAGGGTGGATGCCTGTAAGTGTTGAGAAGTTAACCGAAAATCCTTTCTAA
- the mtnN gene encoding 5'-methylthioadenosine/S-adenosylhomocysteine nucleosidase has translation MRIGIIGAMDEEVELLISKLDNKVEEKIAGCEFFSGLLNGADVVLLKSGIGKVNAAIGTTLLIDKFKPDYIVNTGSAGGFEPSLEVGNIVISTEVRYNDVDATVFGYEFGQVPRMPAAYQPNDMLVSIAEKSATEVGVHSVKGLILSGDSFMSDENRVLELKHKFPQAYCAEMEAGAIAQVCYQFNCPFVIIRSLSDIAGSDAKMSYDQFLQTASVNSANLVLLMVEHLNNQ, from the coding sequence TTGCGTATTGGAATTATAGGTGCAATGGATGAAGAGGTTGAATTACTAATCAGTAAACTTGATAACAAGGTTGAAGAAAAAATTGCTGGTTGTGAATTCTTCAGTGGATTGTTAAATGGGGCGGATGTAGTTTTATTAAAATCAGGTATAGGTAAAGTAAATGCTGCTATAGGTACAACATTGCTAATAGATAAATTTAAACCTGATTACATAGTAAACACAGGATCAGCAGGAGGATTTGAGCCATCATTAGAGGTTGGCAACATTGTGATCTCAACAGAAGTCCGATATAATGACGTCGATGCTACTGTTTTTGGTTATGAATTTGGACAGGTTCCAAGAATGCCGGCTGCTTATCAACCAAACGATATGTTAGTTTCAATTGCCGAGAAAAGCGCTACTGAAGTAGGGGTTCACTCAGTCAAGGGGCTAATTTTATCAGGAGACTCATTTATGAGTGATGAAAATAGAGTTCTTGAACTTAAGCATAAGTTTCCTCAGGCATACTGTGCAGAAATGGAAGCAGGAGCTATTGCACAGGTTTGTTATCAATTTAATTGTCCTTTTGTGATTATACGTTCATTAAGTGATATTGCTGGTAGTGACGCGAAGATGTCCTATGATCAATTTTTACAGACAGCCTCAGTTAACTCAGCAAATCTTGTGTTATTAATGGTAGAACATTTAAACAATCAGTAA
- a CDS encoding YrhC family protein — translation MKNTKVLSDKVTDYKRFAFILLALTVFMFIGLIVPNEGVTQNQTIILIVVSICSLASAFYFHRKAMKFQEQLYNEE, via the coding sequence ATGAAAAATACGAAGGTATTATCTGATAAAGTTACAGATTATAAAAGATTTGCATTTATATTATTAGCACTAACGGTATTTATGTTTATTGGGTTAATTGTCCCTAATGAAGGTGTTACCCAAAATCAAACAATCATTTTAATAGTGGTTAGTATTTGTTCTCTTGCTTCAGCGTTCTATTTTCATAGAAAAGCAATGAAATTTCAAGAACAGTTATATAATGAAGAATAG
- a CDS encoding HPr family phosphocarrier protein: protein MKVKVLAPIFAEAASKLVNATSKYSDTVLIKKDHWVIDAKSLLGILAIALQPGQVFELSIDGEAKEELVTELLSLGIFEVEE from the coding sequence ATGAAAGTTAAAGTATTAGCACCAATCTTTGCTGAAGCCGCAAGCAAGTTAGTTAATGCTACGAGTAAATACTCTGATACAGTCCTTATAAAAAAGGACCACTGGGTAATTGATGCTAAAAGTTTACTTGGTATATTAGCTATTGCACTTCAACCTGGGCAAGTATTCGAACTAAGTATTGACGGAGAAGCAAAAGAAGAATTAGTAACGGAACTACTTTCTTTAGGAATTTTCGAGGTCGAAGAATAG
- a CDS encoding glycoside hydrolase family 13 protein produces the protein MNKTWWKESVVYQIYPRSFADSNADGIGDLKGIISKLDYLKLLGIDVIWLSPVYKSPNDDNGYDISDYQEIMDEFGTMSDWEELLAEVHNRGMKLIMDLVVNHSSDEHQWFVEARKSKDNPYRDYYIWRPGKDGKEPNNWASAFSGSAWEYDETTDEYFLHLFSKKQPDLNWENPKLREEVYKMMNWWLDKGIDGFRMDVINFISKVEGLPDAPSEPGKKYVSGHEYFMNGPRIHEFLQEMHKSTTANYDVMTVGEMPGVNHEQAKLYTAEDRGEVNMVFQFEHVDLDSGPHGKWDLRPLKLSDLKENLSSWQKGLEQIGWNSLYMNNHDQPRMVSRFGDDGKYRVESAKMLATLLHMMKGTPYIYQGEEMGMTNVRFESIEQYKDIETLNMYKEKSEQGLAHETIMNSIYVKGRDNARTPVQWDDSENAGFTTGTPWIEVNPNYKEINAKAVQEDKNSIFYYYQQLIQLRKQHEIIVYGEYDLLLEHDPDIFAYVRTLGDKKLVVVCNFYAQEPTFELPNNLSFSASELIISNYPEVEGTVKKFTLKPYEARVYLLE, from the coding sequence ATGAATAAGACCTGGTGGAAAGAAAGTGTTGTTTACCAAATCTACCCTCGTAGTTTTGCGGATAGTAATGCGGATGGTATTGGTGATTTGAAAGGAATTATTTCAAAGCTCGATTATTTAAAGTTGTTAGGGATTGATGTTATCTGGCTATCACCGGTATATAAGTCTCCAAATGACGATAATGGTTATGATATTAGTGATTATCAAGAGATAATGGATGAATTTGGGACGATGTCTGACTGGGAGGAGTTATTAGCAGAGGTTCATAACCGTGGCATGAAACTGATTATGGACTTAGTTGTTAACCATAGCTCAGATGAGCATCAATGGTTTGTAGAAGCGAGAAAATCAAAAGATAACCCGTATCGGGATTATTATATTTGGCGCCCGGGTAAAGATGGAAAAGAACCAAATAATTGGGCAAGCGCCTTTAGTGGCTCAGCGTGGGAATATGATGAAACAACAGACGAATATTTCTTACATTTGTTCTCAAAGAAACAGCCAGACCTAAATTGGGAAAACCCAAAGCTTCGTGAAGAAGTTTATAAAATGATGAATTGGTGGCTTGACAAAGGTATAGATGGATTTAGGATGGACGTAATTAATTTCATCTCGAAAGTAGAAGGACTTCCTGATGCTCCTTCTGAACCAGGAAAAAAATATGTATCTGGTCACGAATACTTTATGAATGGCCCTCGTATCCATGAATTTTTACAAGAAATGCATAAATCGACGACTGCAAATTATGATGTGATGACTGTTGGAGAGATGCCTGGGGTAAACCATGAACAAGCTAAATTATATACGGCTGAAGATCGTGGTGAAGTCAACATGGTATTTCAGTTTGAACATGTTGACTTAGATTCAGGCCCACATGGAAAGTGGGATCTTCGTCCACTTAAGTTGTCAGACCTGAAAGAAAACTTGTCTAGTTGGCAAAAGGGCTTGGAACAGATTGGTTGGAATAGTTTATATATGAACAATCACGATCAACCACGGATGGTTTCTCGCTTCGGAGATGATGGGAAATATCGAGTAGAGTCGGCAAAAATGTTGGCAACATTACTTCACATGATGAAAGGAACTCCTTATATTTATCAAGGTGAAGAGATGGGGATGACAAACGTTCGATTTGAAAGCATTGAACAATATAAAGATATTGAAACCTTAAATATGTATAAAGAAAAAAGTGAGCAAGGGCTCGCTCATGAAACAATTATGAATTCAATCTATGTTAAAGGAAGAGATAATGCACGCACTCCGGTACAATGGGATGATAGTGAGAATGCAGGTTTTACAACTGGAACTCCTTGGATTGAAGTAAATCCTAATTATAAAGAAATAAATGCAAAGGCAGTACAAGAAGATAAAAATTCTATCTTTTATTACTATCAACAATTAATTCAGCTACGTAAACAACACGAGATTATCGTTTACGGTGAATATGATTTACTGTTAGAGCATGATCCGGATATATTTGCTTATGTAAGAACTTTAGGAGACAAGAAGTTAGTAGTTGTTTGTAATTTCTACGCACAAGAACCAACGTTTGAATTACCGAACAACTTATCATTCTCAGCAAGTGAATTAATCATTAGTAACTATCCAGAAGTAGAGGGTACAGTTAAGAAATTTACATTAAAGCCTTACGAGGCAAGAGTTTATCTACTTGAATAA
- a CDS encoding HesB-like (seleno)protein produces the protein MKITDEAKSFIQGVMAENNVTGIKVIFAGMGUGGPKLGLSLEEAKGEDIVETINGIQVAFEKSIKEQTEDLTLDFKETPQGSGLVMLGINECC, from the coding sequence ATGAAAATTACAGATGAAGCAAAATCATTTATTCAAGGAGTCATGGCAGAAAATAATGTAACTGGTATTAAAGTTATATTTGCCGGCATGGGTTGAGGCGGTCCAAAATTAGGATTGTCTCTGGAAGAGGCAAAAGGTGAGGATATCGTAGAAACAATTAACGGTATTCAAGTGGCTTTCGAAAAAAGTATTAAAGAACAAACAGAAGATTTAACACTTGATTTCAAAGAAACTCCACAAGGCTCTGGTCTTGTGATGTTAGGAATTAACGAGTGTTGTTAG
- the deoD gene encoding purine-nucleoside phosphorylase, which produces MSVHIGAKEGEIAESILLPGDPLRAKYIAETFLDNPQCYNEVRGMLGYTGTYKGKRISVQGTGMGIPSMSIYAQELMQSYGVKNLIRVGTCGAIQEDVKVRDLIIAMTASTDSSVNKVRFKGIDFAPTANFDLLKTAYDIAASRNKKVNVGSVFTSDTFYNEDKEAVRTWAAHGILALEMETTALYTLAAKFGVRALSILTVSDHVLTGEETSSEERQQTFGEMVEIALDTAIQF; this is translated from the coding sequence ATGAGTGTACATATTGGAGCAAAAGAAGGCGAAATTGCAGAATCAATACTTTTACCAGGAGACCCGCTACGAGCCAAATATATCGCGGAAACATTTCTAGATAATCCGCAATGTTATAATGAGGTTCGGGGTATGCTTGGTTATACAGGAACCTATAAAGGAAAACGTATCTCTGTGCAGGGGACAGGAATGGGAATTCCTTCAATGTCTATCTATGCTCAAGAACTAATGCAAAGTTACGGTGTAAAAAATCTAATTAGAGTTGGTACTTGTGGTGCTATTCAGGAAGATGTAAAGGTTAGAGACTTAATTATTGCTATGACTGCATCCACTGATTCCTCAGTAAATAAAGTACGTTTTAAAGGGATTGATTTTGCACCTACTGCTAACTTCGACTTGTTGAAGACAGCTTATGATATTGCTGCTAGTCGCAATAAGAAAGTGAATGTGGGGAGTGTGTTTACTAGTGATACATTCTACAATGAAGATAAAGAAGCAGTTCGTACTTGGGCAGCCCATGGTATCTTAGCTCTTGAGATGGAAACGACAGCTCTTTATACTCTGGCTGCTAAGTTTGGTGTACGAGCATTATCAATTTTAACCGTAAGTGATCATGTATTAACAGGAGAAGAGACGTCATCAGAAGAACGCCAACAGACATTTGGCGAAATGGTTGAAATTGCCTTAGATACAGCAATTCAATTTTAA
- a CDS encoding ATP-grasp domain-containing protein, which produces MPTNRPYLSLIQQSVKNDGVTFEEITPNYLYKAVMNEKSFLMHDVEVGLNNSAAAKSAMSKSGTFDLLQYFKIPAVEHVFLMNNRSRFSQSNSFHVAREFFIQSNEKVVLKQNNGSQGSNVYKITSLDSLDQSLQALFDLQMDATISPYYEASFEYRIVTLNGEPMLWLAKERTTSWKHNLISGAKSIDVPQELLPQLSELAEQAAKALELNFCTVDILETSDGLRVLELNEQVMLDEYCKNNTERQKKVSKVYREALLARFNTL; this is translated from the coding sequence TTGCCTACCAATCGTCCTTATTTATCTTTAATCCAACAATCAGTGAAAAATGATGGTGTCACCTTTGAAGAAATTACACCAAATTATCTATATAAAGCAGTAATGAATGAAAAATCATTTTTAATGCATGACGTTGAAGTTGGTTTAAACAATAGTGCTGCTGCTAAATCAGCAATGAGTAAATCGGGAACGTTTGATCTACTACAGTATTTTAAAATCCCTGCGGTAGAACATGTTTTCTTAATGAATAATCGTTCAAGGTTTAGTCAATCTAATTCCTTTCATGTAGCTAGAGAATTTTTTATTCAATCGAATGAAAAAGTCGTTTTGAAACAAAACAATGGATCACAAGGGAGCAATGTATACAAAATAACGAGCCTAGATAGCTTAGATCAGTCTTTACAAGCCCTCTTTGATTTACAGATGGACGCAACGATTAGTCCTTATTATGAAGCATCATTTGAGTACAGAATTGTCACACTAAATGGCGAACCAATGTTATGGTTAGCAAAAGAACGAACCACCTCTTGGAAACATAATTTAATAAGTGGTGCTAAATCGATTGATGTACCCCAAGAGTTACTCCCACAATTGTCAGAGTTGGCTGAACAAGCAGCAAAAGCGCTAGAACTAAATTTTTGTACCGTTGATATTTTAGAAACCTCAGATGGATTACGTGTTCTTGAGCTTAATGAACAAGTCATGCTTGATGAGTACTGTAAAAATAATACTGAGCGCCAAAAGAAGGTATCAAAAGTTTATAGAGAGGCACTACTTGCAAGGTTTAACACTTTATAA